The following are encoded in a window of Streptomyces sp. SAT1 genomic DNA:
- a CDS encoding MFS transporter: MTSTVPSHAPDRTAASGRNVWTVVLCWITVMLEGYDLVVLGAIIPTLLKTHHLGMTAGDATTIATLSLVGVAVGAVCVGPLADRLGRRRLLIASVLLFSVFTLLVPLAGSVTVFALLRLVAGLGLGACMPVSLTMMAEHMPAHRRARASTLTMTGYHTGAVITSLLALQVTDDWKILFYVLGAAGLVIAAVQWFRLPESEAFVRTRETDGDGSSRVPFTELLKPAYLRAGIGVWVASFMGLLLVYGLNTWLPKLMNDAGYPVPTAVTQLLVLNVGGVVGLLVGGYVADRRGIKGTTVAWFAVSVLMLACLSVRMHNDLLLDLVVFLTGVFVFSAQVLVYAYVTDFYPAAVRGTALGSASGIGRIGSIVGPSVTGALVTAGIGHPWGFYFFAMVAVLGCAAVLTLPRAAAKAG, translated from the coding sequence ATGACATCCACCGTCCCGTCCCACGCCCCGGACCGGACCGCCGCCTCCGGACGCAACGTCTGGACCGTGGTCCTGTGCTGGATCACCGTCATGCTGGAGGGCTACGACCTCGTCGTCCTCGGTGCCATCATCCCGACCCTGCTCAAGACCCACCATCTCGGCATGACCGCCGGGGACGCGACCACGATCGCGACCCTCTCGCTCGTCGGCGTGGCCGTCGGCGCGGTGTGCGTGGGACCGCTGGCCGACCGGCTGGGGCGGCGGCGGCTGCTCATCGCCTCGGTGCTGCTGTTCTCCGTCTTCACGCTGCTGGTGCCGCTGGCCGGCTCGGTGACGGTGTTCGCCCTGCTGCGGCTGGTGGCCGGGCTGGGGCTGGGCGCCTGCATGCCGGTGTCGCTGACGATGATGGCCGAGCACATGCCCGCGCACCGGCGGGCACGGGCCAGCACCCTGACCATGACCGGTTACCACACCGGTGCGGTGATCACCTCGCTGCTGGCCCTCCAGGTGACGGACGACTGGAAGATCCTCTTCTATGTGCTCGGCGCCGCCGGTCTCGTCATCGCGGCCGTCCAGTGGTTCCGGCTGCCGGAGTCGGAGGCGTTCGTCCGCACCCGGGAGACGGACGGCGACGGCTCCTCACGGGTGCCGTTCACCGAACTGCTCAAGCCGGCGTACCTGCGTGCGGGCATCGGTGTCTGGGTGGCCTCGTTCATGGGGCTGCTGCTGGTCTACGGGCTCAACACCTGGCTGCCCAAGCTGATGAACGACGCCGGCTACCCGGTGCCCACGGCCGTCACCCAGCTCCTGGTGCTCAACGTCGGCGGGGTCGTCGGTCTGCTCGTGGGCGGGTACGTCGCCGACCGCCGGGGCATCAAGGGCACCACGGTCGCCTGGTTCGCGGTCTCGGTGCTGATGCTGGCCTGTCTGAGCGTCAGGATGCACAACGACCTGCTGCTCGACCTGGTCGTCTTCCTCACCGGAGTGTTCGTCTTCTCGGCCCAGGTGCTGGTCTACGCCTACGTGACCGACTTCTACCCGGCGGCCGTGCGCGGCACCGCCCTCGGTTCGGCGTCCGGGATCGGCCGGATCGGTTCGATCGTGGGTCCGTCGGTCACCGGCGCCCTGGTCACCGCCGGGATAGGCCACCCGTGGGGCTTCTACTTCTTCGCGATGGTCGCCGTCCTCGGCTGCGCCGCGGTGCTGACCCTGCCGCGGGCCGCGGCGAAGGCCGGGTGA
- a CDS encoding condensation domain-containing protein, translating into MRMTDIQRCEVRPGRLVEWTLDPAAVRTASDLPDDARPPAYIQESHIRTARSVREGGLFVPTWLGTAFDVPGRVDLDALGEALRGWMLRHETLRSGFRWTGDDMRRFTLDAADVALRRETIGDFDDPGVLVQHLQDRFDRTADALRWPNFLFTAVVREDGASVYMAFDHSNVDSYSVQRIPAEIHELYGAGAGGSRPEPRPVSSYVDFCRTERADADGIDRTDAVVGRWRDFIGRCDGRLPNFPLDLGLEPGGPLPRQKLMNEMLVDAGDAAAFEAYCRPYGGSLVGILAATALIVHEIGGEPVYRTVVPFHTRRKSQWRDSVGWYVGGAPIEVETARAADFPALLRMVSDRLRAARPLSRMPLARVLRLLGADFRPTSPDLYSIISFVDARDIPGSGDWTGLKAYGLIRVSYGDQVCAWINRLHEGLQFASRYPDTDIAYKNMRLYVEQLREVIVSVGRPQVS; encoded by the coding sequence TTGCGTATGACCGACATCCAGCGCTGCGAGGTCCGGCCCGGACGGCTGGTCGAGTGGACACTCGACCCGGCGGCCGTCCGGACCGCATCGGATCTCCCGGACGATGCCCGACCGCCGGCGTACATCCAGGAGTCGCACATCAGGACGGCCAGGTCCGTCCGCGAGGGCGGGCTGTTCGTGCCGACCTGGCTGGGCACCGCGTTCGACGTCCCCGGCAGAGTCGATCTCGACGCGCTCGGAGAGGCCCTGCGCGGCTGGATGCTCCGGCACGAGACGCTGCGCAGCGGCTTCCGCTGGACCGGCGACGACATGCGCCGCTTCACGCTCGACGCCGCCGACGTGGCACTGCGCCGCGAGACGATCGGCGACTTCGACGACCCGGGCGTGCTGGTCCAGCATCTGCAGGACCGTTTCGACCGGACCGCGGACGCGCTGCGCTGGCCGAACTTCCTGTTCACGGCGGTCGTCCGGGAGGACGGTGCCAGCGTGTACATGGCGTTCGACCACAGCAACGTGGACTCCTACTCGGTGCAGCGGATCCCGGCCGAGATCCATGAGCTGTACGGTGCCGGTGCCGGAGGGAGCCGCCCGGAGCCCCGGCCGGTCAGCAGCTATGTCGACTTCTGCCGGACCGAGCGGGCCGACGCGGACGGGATCGACCGCACGGACGCCGTCGTCGGGCGCTGGCGGGACTTCATCGGCCGCTGCGACGGCCGGCTGCCGAACTTCCCCCTGGACCTCGGTCTGGAGCCCGGTGGTCCGCTGCCCCGCCAGAAGCTGATGAACGAGATGCTCGTGGACGCCGGCGACGCGGCCGCCTTCGAGGCGTACTGCCGGCCCTACGGCGGCAGCCTGGTCGGCATCCTGGCGGCCACCGCCCTGATCGTCCACGAGATCGGCGGGGAGCCGGTCTACCGCACGGTGGTCCCCTTCCACACCCGGCGCAAGTCGCAGTGGCGGGACTCGGTGGGCTGGTACGTGGGCGGTGCGCCGATCGAGGTCGAGACCGCGCGGGCGGCCGACTTCCCGGCCCTGCTGCGGATGGTGAGCGACCGGCTCCGCGCCGCCAGGCCCTTGTCCAGGATGCCGCTGGCCCGGGTGCTGCGGCTGCTGGGGGCCGACTTCCGGCCGACCTCCCCGGATCTGTACTCGATCATCTCGTTCGTCGACGCCCGGGACATCCCCGGCTCCGGCGACTGGACGGGGCTGAAGGCGTACGGCCTGATCAGGGTCTCCTACGGCGACCAGGTGTGCGCGTGGATCAACCGGCTGCACGAGGGGCTCCAGTTCGCGAGCCGCTATCCGGACACCGACATCGCGTACAAGAACATGCGGCTGTACGTGGAGCAACTGCGGGAGGTGATCGTCTCGGTGGGCCGTCCTCAGGTCTCCTGA